One stretch of Bordetella avium DNA includes these proteins:
- the truA gene encoding tRNA pseudouridine(38-40) synthase TruA, with product MTRIALGLSYDGSSWQGWQTQPHGQTVQDTLEAALGQFSGTGAPLDTLCAGRTDTGVHAAMQVVHVDTHLNRRAESWVRGVNAFLPSSISIHWAKEVGEDFHARFSARSRTYVYLLWRGRVRPALWAHRAGWCFQPLDVTAMRQAAQALLGEHDFSSFRSSQCQARHPVRHLTRLDIAERGSFLVFTLQANAFLHHMVRNIMGALLQIGQGRESVDWMASLLRARDRRLGAPTFSPDGLYLSAIDYPTLFELPDLDGGSSLLAPFTA from the coding sequence ATGACACGTATTGCATTGGGGCTGTCGTATGACGGGTCCAGCTGGCAGGGTTGGCAGACCCAGCCGCACGGTCAAACCGTGCAGGACACCCTGGAGGCTGCGCTGGGCCAGTTTTCCGGCACTGGGGCGCCGCTCGATACCCTGTGCGCCGGGCGTACCGATACGGGTGTGCACGCCGCTATGCAAGTCGTGCATGTCGATACCCATTTGAACCGGCGTGCCGAGTCCTGGGTGCGCGGCGTCAATGCATTTTTGCCATCGAGCATTTCTATTCACTGGGCCAAGGAAGTCGGGGAAGACTTCCATGCGCGCTTTTCGGCGCGTTCGCGCACCTACGTCTATCTCTTGTGGCGCGGCCGGGTCCGCCCGGCGCTATGGGCCCATCGCGCGGGCTGGTGCTTTCAGCCGCTGGATGTGACGGCGATGCGTCAGGCGGCACAGGCGCTGCTCGGTGAGCATGACTTCTCCAGTTTCCGTTCTTCGCAATGTCAGGCGCGCCACCCGGTGCGCCACCTGACCCGGCTCGATATTGCGGAGCGGGGTTCTTTTCTGGTGTTCACCCTGCAGGCCAATGCGTTTTTGCACCACATGGTGCGCAACATCATGGGCGCGCTTTTGCAGATCGGTCAGGGGCGCGAATCGGTGGACTGGATGGCCAGCTTGCTACGTGCGCGTGATCGTCGCCTGGGCGCACCCACTTTTTCCCCGGATGGTCTTTACCTGTCTGCGATCGACTATCCCACCCTCTTCGAGCTGCCTGATCTGGATGGCGGCAGCAGCTTGCTTGCGCCGTTTACGGCCTGA
- a CDS encoding type IV pilus assembly protein FimV produces the protein MSSRHSQPRRISLISRNHLLLIALLAVFGANTGAEAARLGHASVVSAPGQPLRVLLPLTELTPEEAQNLQVTLADAADWQRAGLTPPAPLSDLSLQTQASTDAGRRTLLLQSSEPFRGDAVDVLLNLRSSAGQRLAQVTVLAQRGAPVVQPATVGTPSREATVPVRQGDTLYGIARRHPVGGATLHQTLVALWRANPDAFSGGNMNRLKARAQLTLPDADTVRAIDANEARRIYLEHIETYARYRAGLGRAAGASKVSAASASSGKVSSAETPAGATLESAQDRLRLSGAADARGDASVSDARALADARERVEVLKSNVDALKQAAQGAAAGGEASAQTALNTAAGGSSDGVAAKPAVGDAAVASGTTDGAAPSADRPGPAVSIPAGAGAAAGAAPGAAQAESASSGKAAEQASQVGKDAGSTRGMPGWLADNLLIIVTVVLALLVLIIAFALRRAGIRRDEDNEESPYITEMPRLSHDALDKRLNTINLDLDQPPSDEPGRKT, from the coding sequence ATGAGTTCGCGCCATTCGCAGCCCCGCCGCATTTCCCTGATTTCCCGCAACCACCTGCTGCTGATTGCCTTGCTTGCCGTTTTCGGCGCAAATACCGGGGCAGAGGCGGCCAGGCTCGGGCATGCCAGTGTGGTTTCGGCGCCGGGACAGCCCTTGCGTGTGTTGCTGCCCCTGACTGAACTCACTCCCGAAGAGGCGCAAAACCTGCAGGTGACGCTGGCAGATGCCGCCGATTGGCAGCGCGCCGGCCTGACTCCGCCCGCGCCCTTGTCTGATCTGAGTTTGCAGACTCAGGCCTCGACTGATGCGGGGCGCCGTACTCTTTTGTTGCAGTCTTCTGAGCCCTTTCGGGGCGATGCCGTCGATGTGCTGCTCAATCTGCGCTCCAGCGCGGGGCAGCGTCTTGCCCAGGTGACTGTGCTTGCGCAGCGCGGCGCGCCGGTCGTGCAGCCCGCCACGGTGGGTACGCCATCTCGCGAGGCCACTGTGCCGGTACGCCAGGGAGATACGCTTTACGGGATTGCGCGGCGGCACCCCGTCGGAGGGGCAACCCTGCACCAGACCTTGGTGGCATTGTGGCGGGCCAACCCCGATGCATTCTCGGGCGGCAATATGAACCGGCTCAAGGCGAGAGCCCAGCTGACGCTGCCGGATGCCGACACGGTGCGGGCCATCGATGCTAACGAGGCGCGTCGTATCTATCTTGAGCACATCGAGACCTATGCCCGCTATCGTGCGGGTCTGGGTCGTGCAGCGGGCGCGTCTAAGGTCAGCGCCGCATCTGCCTCATCTGGCAAAGTCAGCAGTGCTGAAACACCTGCCGGCGCTACCTTGGAATCGGCTCAAGATCGTCTGCGTTTGTCGGGGGCTGCCGATGCCAGGGGCGATGCCAGCGTGTCGGATGCGCGCGCTTTGGCGGATGCCCGTGAGCGCGTCGAGGTGCTGAAGTCCAATGTGGATGCGCTCAAACAGGCGGCGCAAGGTGCTGCGGCAGGTGGCGAGGCCAGTGCGCAGACAGCCTTGAACACGGCGGCTGGCGGTAGTTCGGATGGCGTCGCAGCCAAGCCTGCTGTGGGTGACGCCGCTGTTGCGTCGGGGACAACAGATGGTGCTGCGCCGTCCGCAGATCGGCCGGGCCCGGCGGTTTCCATCCCGGCCGGCGCCGGTGCCGCCGCTGGGGCAGCGCCTGGCGCTGCGCAAGCCGAGTCGGCATCTTCTGGCAAGGCGGCGGAGCAAGCCTCGCAAGTAGGCAAGGACGCGGGGTCCACGCGCGGTATGCCGGGATGGTTGGCGGATAATCTGCTGATCATCGTGACGGTCGTGCTGGCATTGCTGGTGCTCATTATTGCCTTTGCTTTGCGGCGCGCCGGTATTCGCCGCGACGAAGACAACGAAGAAAGTCCCTATATCACCGAGATGCCCCGTCTGAGCCATGATGCGCTGGACAAGCGTCTGAACACGATTAATCTTGACCTGGATCAGCCGCCTTCGGACGAGCCAGGACGTAAAACCTGA
- the asd gene encoding aspartate-semialdehyde dehydrogenase encodes MTQAVGLVGWRGMVGSVLMQRMREENDFALIDPVFFSTSNAGGAAPKWAEGAGPLQDATDIEALKKLPIIVTAQGGDYTTEVYPKLRAAGWNGIWIDAASTLRMANDAIIVLDPVNRPVIDAALKRGVRNFIGGNCTVSCMLMGLAGLFNNDLVEWMTSMTYQAASGGGAQHMRELLNQFGLLNQAVKPLLDDPAAAILDIDRGILAKQKDASLPHEHFGVPLGGSLIPWIDKDLGNGMSREEWKGEAETNKILGRGEAFGTPATPVDGLCVRIGAMRCHSQALTIKLKRDVPIDEIEDIIAAGTQWAKVVPNTKEATIEQLTPVAVTGTLDIPVGRLRKLSMGPQYLGAFTVGDQLLWGAAEPLRRMLRIALAEA; translated from the coding sequence ATGACGCAAGCAGTAGGCCTCGTCGGTTGGCGCGGCATGGTCGGTTCGGTACTCATGCAGCGCATGCGTGAGGAGAACGACTTCGCACTTATCGACCCCGTGTTCTTCTCCACCAGCAACGCCGGTGGCGCCGCGCCCAAATGGGCCGAAGGCGCCGGTCCGCTGCAAGACGCAACCGATATTGAGGCCCTCAAAAAACTGCCGATTATCGTGACTGCGCAAGGTGGCGATTACACCACCGAGGTCTATCCCAAGCTGCGTGCTGCGGGTTGGAATGGCATCTGGATCGATGCGGCCAGCACGCTGCGCATGGCCAATGACGCCATCATCGTGCTGGACCCGGTCAACCGCCCGGTCATCGATGCCGCGCTCAAGCGCGGCGTGCGCAATTTCATCGGCGGCAACTGCACCGTAAGCTGCATGTTGATGGGCCTAGCCGGTCTGTTCAACAACGACCTGGTCGAATGGATGACCTCCATGACCTATCAGGCTGCTTCGGGCGGTGGCGCGCAGCACATGCGCGAACTGCTGAACCAGTTCGGTCTCCTGAACCAGGCCGTCAAGCCCTTGCTTGACGATCCGGCCGCTGCCATTCTGGACATCGATCGCGGCATTCTGGCCAAGCAGAAAGATGCCAGCCTGCCCCACGAACACTTCGGTGTGCCGCTGGGCGGCAGCCTTATTCCCTGGATCGACAAGGATCTGGGTAATGGCATGTCGCGCGAAGAGTGGAAGGGCGAGGCCGAGACCAACAAGATTCTCGGCCGAGGTGAAGCCTTCGGTACGCCGGCCACCCCGGTCGATGGTTTGTGCGTGCGCATCGGCGCCATGCGCTGCCACAGCCAGGCTCTTACCATCAAGCTCAAGCGCGATGTGCCGATCGACGAGATCGAAGACATCATCGCCGCCGGCACGCAGTGGGCCAAGGTGGTTCCCAACACCAAGGAAGCGACCATCGAGCAACTGACCCCGGTCGCCGTGACAGGCACCCTGGACATTCCGGTCGGTCGCTTGCGCAAGCTTTCCATGGGGCCGCAATACCTGGGCGCCTTTACGGTGGGCGACCAGCTCCTGTGGGGCGCTGCCGAACCGCTGCGCCGCATGTTGCGCATCGCTTTGGCCGAGGCTTGA
- the leuB gene encoding 3-isopropylmalate dehydrogenase, which translates to MTQKIAVLPGDGIGPEIVEQAVRVLQALNLPLELQEAKVGGAAFDAFEHPLPPATLGLAKSSHAVLFGAVGDWKYDSLPREFRPEQAILGLRRALGLFANLRPAILYPELASASSLKPEIVAGLDIIIIRELTGDIYFGTPRGVRSAPDGVFSGEREGYDTMRYAESEVRRIAHVGFETARKRNKKLCSVDKANVLETSQFWRDIVIEVAREYPDVELSHMYVDNAAMQLVRNPRQFDVIVTGNLFGDILSDEAAMLTGSIGMLPSASLNASGQGLYEPSHGSAPDIAGQGIANPLATILSAAMLLRYSLNQPAQADRIEAAVRKVLAQGLRTADIHEAGTTKVSTSQMGDAVLKALA; encoded by the coding sequence ATGACTCAAAAAATCGCAGTGCTTCCCGGTGACGGGATCGGCCCGGAAATCGTCGAGCAGGCCGTGCGGGTGTTGCAGGCCTTGAACCTGCCGCTGGAGTTGCAAGAGGCCAAGGTGGGTGGCGCGGCATTTGATGCCTTCGAGCATCCTCTGCCGCCGGCCACGCTGGGCTTGGCCAAGTCGTCGCACGCCGTGTTGTTCGGCGCGGTGGGCGATTGGAAATACGATAGTCTGCCGCGCGAGTTCCGTCCGGAGCAGGCAATCCTGGGCCTGCGCCGTGCCCTGGGTCTGTTCGCCAACTTGCGCCCGGCCATTTTGTATCCTGAGCTGGCCAGCGCTTCTTCGCTCAAGCCCGAGATCGTGGCCGGCCTGGACATCATCATTATCCGCGAGCTGACGGGCGACATCTATTTCGGCACGCCGCGCGGCGTGCGCAGTGCCCCGGATGGCGTGTTCTCGGGTGAGCGCGAAGGCTACGACACCATGCGTTATGCGGAATCTGAAGTGCGCCGCATCGCCCATGTCGGCTTCGAAACTGCCCGCAAGCGCAACAAAAAACTGTGCAGCGTGGACAAGGCCAACGTACTGGAAACCTCGCAATTCTGGCGCGATATCGTGATCGAAGTCGCCCGTGAGTATCCGGACGTCGAGTTGTCGCATATGTATGTCGATAACGCCGCCATGCAATTGGTGCGCAACCCGCGCCAGTTCGACGTCATCGTGACAGGCAATCTGTTTGGCGACATCCTGTCGGATGAGGCGGCCATGCTCACCGGTTCCATCGGCATGCTGCCGTCCGCTTCGCTCAATGCCAGCGGTCAGGGTCTGTATGAGCCCAGCCACGGTTCGGCGCCGGATATTGCCGGTCAGGGCATCGCCAATCCGCTGGCGACGATTCTGTCGGCGGCGATGTTGCTGCGCTACTCGCTGAATCAGCCCGCTCAGGCCGATCGCATTGAGGCTGCCGTGCGCAAGGTGCTGGCCCAGGGGCTGCGCACTGCCGACATCCATGAAGCAGGCACGACCAAGGTAAGTACGTCCCAAATGGGTGATGCCGTTCTCAAGGCGCTCGCCTGA
- a CDS encoding M48 family metallopeptidase has translation MLRFLSRLCAAAALAVLAGCAGMSTTQSGAVGVNRTQYMSSLVPEAQLEQEAKQQYDQLIAQAKSKGQLDKDAAQVKRVNAIAQRLIAQTAIFRPDAAKWNWEVHVLSSDEVNAWCMPGGKIAVYTGLLNQIKPTDAELAAVLGHEIAHALREHARERVSQQMVTGIGLSILSMATGSQQTADLGGRLSNVMFILPNSRTHESEADLMGVELAARAGYDPRAAVSLWQKMGTAEKGNTPPEFLSTHPSASTRIADLQQASQRVLPLYEQAKR, from the coding sequence ATGTTGCGCTTTCTGTCGAGACTGTGTGCGGCTGCGGCACTTGCGGTGTTGGCTGGTTGCGCGGGCATGAGTACTACGCAATCGGGTGCGGTCGGCGTCAATCGCACGCAATACATGTCCAGTTTGGTCCCAGAGGCTCAGCTGGAACAGGAGGCCAAGCAGCAGTACGACCAGCTCATCGCGCAGGCCAAGTCCAAAGGGCAGTTGGATAAGGATGCGGCTCAGGTCAAGCGCGTCAACGCGATCGCGCAGCGCCTGATTGCCCAGACCGCTATTTTTCGGCCCGACGCCGCGAAATGGAACTGGGAGGTGCACGTTCTTTCATCCGATGAGGTGAACGCCTGGTGCATGCCGGGCGGCAAGATCGCGGTCTACACCGGCCTGCTCAACCAGATCAAGCCCACCGATGCCGAATTGGCGGCGGTGTTGGGCCACGAAATCGCCCATGCTTTGCGCGAGCATGCGCGCGAGCGGGTGTCGCAGCAAATGGTCACCGGCATCGGCTTGTCGATTTTGTCGATGGCAACCGGGTCACAGCAAACCGCCGATTTGGGCGGTCGCTTGAGCAATGTGATGTTCATTTTGCCCAACAGCCGCACCCATGAAAGCGAGGCTGACCTGATGGGCGTGGAGCTGGCGGCTCGCGCGGGCTATGACCCTCGCGCTGCGGTTTCCTTATGGCAAAAGATGGGGACAGCCGAAAAAGGCAACACGCCGCCGGAATTCCTCTCCACGCATCCCTCAGCCAGCACCCGGATCGCGGATTTGCAGCAGGCTTCGCAACGCGTTTTGCCCCTCTACGAACAGGCAAAGCGTTAA
- the aroC gene encoding chorismate synthase, which yields MSGNTLGSLFRVTNFGESHGPAIGCVVDGCPPGLPLDAADIQRELDRRRPGTSRHVTQRQEADQVEILSGVYEGVTTGTPIGLLIRNIDARSKDYSNIADTFRPGHADYSYWKKFGQRDPRGGGRSSARLTAPTVAAGAIAKKWLAQQHGTIVRGYMSQLGPIEIPFVSWDEVPNNPFYAPNAAIVPELEAYMDALRRDGDSIGARIEVVAEHLPAGWGEPIYDRLDADIAHAMMGLNAVKGVSIGAGFGSITQRGSEHGDEITPDGFLSNHAGGVLGGISTGQPVTVSLAIKPTSSIRVERRSVNRAGEPVNAQTLGRHDPCVGIRATPIAEALLALVLIDHALRHRGQCG from the coding sequence ATGTCTGGCAATACGCTTGGTTCCTTGTTCCGTGTCACCAACTTTGGTGAATCTCATGGCCCCGCCATTGGTTGTGTTGTCGATGGCTGTCCGCCGGGTCTGCCGCTGGACGCCGCTGATATCCAGCGAGAACTGGACCGCCGCCGTCCGGGCACGTCGCGTCATGTGACCCAGAGGCAGGAAGCCGACCAGGTTGAAATCCTGTCGGGCGTCTACGAGGGCGTGACCACCGGTACGCCCATCGGTTTGCTGATTCGCAATATCGATGCCCGCAGCAAGGATTACTCCAATATCGCCGATACTTTCCGCCCCGGCCATGCCGATTACAGCTATTGGAAGAAATTTGGGCAGCGCGACCCGCGTGGCGGCGGCCGTTCCTCGGCCCGCCTGACGGCGCCTACCGTAGCGGCCGGCGCCATCGCCAAGAAATGGTTGGCTCAGCAGCACGGCACGATCGTGCGCGGCTACATGAGCCAATTGGGCCCGATTGAAATCCCCTTTGTCTCCTGGGATGAGGTGCCGAACAATCCCTTTTATGCCCCCAATGCCGCCATCGTGCCCGAGCTGGAAGCCTATATGGACGCATTGCGTCGCGACGGCGATTCCATCGGCGCGCGCATCGAAGTGGTGGCCGAACATCTGCCAGCGGGTTGGGGCGAGCCTATTTATGACCGTCTGGATGCCGATATTGCGCATGCCATGATGGGTTTGAATGCAGTCAAGGGCGTATCGATCGGTGCGGGCTTTGGCAGTATCACGCAGCGCGGTTCCGAACACGGTGACGAGATCACGCCCGATGGTTTTCTGAGCAATCACGCAGGCGGTGTCTTGGGCGGCATCTCGACGGGCCAGCCTGTCACGGTGTCCCTGGCTATCAAGCCGACGTCCAGCATCCGGGTCGAGCGACGCTCGGTCAATCGGGCGGGCGAGCCGGTCAATGCGCAAACGCTGGGACGTCACGATCCTTGTGTCGGCATTCGCGCCACACCCATCGCCGAGGCTTTGCTGGCGCTGGTTCTGATTGATCATGCGCTGCGTCATCGCGGCCAGTGCGGTTGA
- the leuC gene encoding 3-isopropylmalate dehydratase large subunit produces the protein MAQTLYDKLWDAHVVHQETDGTCLLYIDRHLLHEVTSPQAFEGLAIAGRKPWRIGANLAVADHNVPTLNRAQGIEDPVSRLQVDTLDANCDKYGITEFRMNDLRQGIVHVIGPEQGATLPGMTVVCGDSHTSTHGAMGALAFGIGTSEVEHVLATQTLLMKKAKSMLITVDGDLPFGCTAKDVVLHIIGVIGTAGGTGYAIEFAGSAIRGLSLEGRMTVCNMAIEAGARSGMVAVDEKTIEYFRNRPFSPVGVLWDQAVSYWRTLHSDAGASFDRVVKIDAGEIKPQLTWGTSPEMVLPVDGRVPDPEREKDEVKRSGMERALQYMGLTPNTPLTDIRIDRVFIGSCTNSRIEDLRAAAAVARGKRVAANVRQAMVVPGSGLVKQQAEREGLDKIFIEAGFEWREPGCSMCLAMNADRLEPGERCASTSNRNFEGRQGQGGRTHLVSPAMAAAAAVAGHFVDVRSFR, from the coding sequence ATGGCCCAAACCCTCTACGACAAACTCTGGGACGCCCATGTCGTCCATCAGGAAACAGACGGCACCTGTCTGCTCTATATCGATCGTCACCTCCTGCATGAAGTGACTAGCCCGCAGGCTTTCGAAGGCCTGGCGATAGCCGGCCGCAAGCCCTGGCGCATTGGCGCCAACCTGGCGGTGGCAGACCACAACGTGCCCACGCTGAACCGTGCGCAAGGCATCGAAGATCCGGTGTCGCGTCTGCAAGTCGACACCCTGGACGCCAATTGCGATAAATACGGCATTACCGAGTTCCGCATGAATGACCTGCGTCAGGGCATCGTGCACGTCATCGGGCCGGAGCAGGGCGCGACCTTGCCGGGCATGACCGTAGTCTGTGGCGATTCGCACACCAGCACGCACGGCGCCATGGGGGCCTTGGCTTTCGGGATCGGCACTTCCGAGGTCGAGCATGTGCTGGCGACCCAGACGCTCTTGATGAAGAAAGCCAAGAGCATGCTGATCACCGTCGACGGCGATTTGCCCTTTGGCTGCACGGCCAAGGACGTGGTGCTGCATATCATCGGCGTTATCGGCACGGCCGGGGGCACGGGTTATGCGATCGAGTTTGCGGGCAGCGCGATACGCGGCCTGTCGCTCGAAGGCCGCATGACGGTGTGCAATATGGCAATCGAAGCCGGCGCGCGTTCCGGCATGGTGGCGGTCGACGAGAAAACCATCGAATACTTCCGTAATCGTCCCTTCTCGCCGGTGGGGGTGCTGTGGGATCAGGCCGTTTCGTACTGGCGCACGCTGCACTCCGATGCGGGCGCCAGCTTTGACCGCGTCGTCAAGATCGATGCCGGGGAAATCAAGCCGCAGCTGACCTGGGGCACCTCGCCCGAGATGGTGTTGCCGGTGGATGGCCGTGTGCCCGACCCAGAGCGCGAGAAAGACGAGGTCAAACGCAGCGGCATGGAGCGCGCCCTGCAATACATGGGCCTTACGCCCAACACCCCCTTGACCGATATCCGCATTGACCGCGTTTTCATCGGGTCGTGCACCAACTCGCGCATCGAGGATTTGCGCGCGGCTGCGGCCGTGGCGCGAGGCAAGCGCGTGGCCGCCAATGTCCGCCAGGCCATGGTGGTGCCGGGTTCGGGGCTGGTCAAGCAGCAGGCCGAGCGCGAAGGCCTGGACAAGATTTTCATCGAAGCGGGCTTTGAATGGCGCGAGCCGGGTTGTTCGATGTGTCTGGCCATGAACGCCGACCGCCTTGAGCCCGGCGAGCGTTGCGCGTCGACGTCGAACCGCAATTTCGAGGGGCGCCAGGGGCAGGGCGGCCGTACCCATCTGGTGAGTCCGGCCATGGCCGCCGCCGCCGCGGTGGCAGGCCATTTCGTTGACGTGCGCAGCTTCCGCTGA
- the leuD gene encoding 3-isopropylmalate dehydratase small subunit produces the protein MQAFTFHEGLVAPLDRENVDTDLIVPKQFLKSIKRTGFGPNLFDELRYLDHGEPGMDNSKRPLNPDFVLNQPRYQGASILLGRKNFGCGSSREHAPWALQQYGFRAIIAPSYADIFFNNSFKNGLLPIVLTELEVARLFDEVKAFPGYKLKVDLERQVVIAADGREMAFEVDAFRKYCLLNGFDDIGLTLRQSDKIRAFEAERLARHPWLESRPVA, from the coding sequence ATGCAAGCATTCACTTTTCACGAAGGGTTGGTCGCGCCGCTGGACCGCGAGAACGTCGACACCGACCTCATCGTTCCCAAGCAGTTCCTGAAGTCGATCAAGCGAACGGGCTTCGGCCCCAACCTGTTCGATGAGCTGCGCTACCTGGACCACGGCGAACCGGGCATGGACAACAGCAAGCGTCCGCTGAACCCGGATTTCGTGCTGAACCAGCCGCGCTACCAGGGCGCATCCATCCTGCTGGGCCGCAAGAATTTCGGTTGCGGCTCCAGCCGCGAGCACGCCCCCTGGGCTTTGCAGCAATATGGTTTCCGCGCCATCATCGCGCCGTCGTATGCCGATATTTTCTTTAACAACAGCTTCAAGAACGGCCTTTTGCCCATTGTGCTGACCGAGCTTGAAGTGGCCCGTCTGTTCGACGAGGTCAAGGCGTTCCCAGGCTACAAACTCAAGGTCGATCTCGAGCGTCAGGTGGTGATTGCCGCCGACGGCCGTGAAATGGCTTTCGAGGTCGATGCCTTCCGCAAATATTGTCTGCTCAACGGTTTTGACGATATTGGTTTGACGTTGCGTCAATCGGACAAGATTCGCGCGTTCGAGGCCGAACGTCTGGCGCGCCACCCCTGGCTGGAAAGCCGTCCGGTGGCCTGA